In Blastocatellia bacterium, the genomic stretch ATGGCGCGGCGACATCGGCGCGACGCCGGCATCGGGCGCGTGACAGGCCCAGCAAGCTTCGCGCTTGGTGTCGCGGGTGACCGCTGTATGTTCGGGCCGCACATTGAGCGGCGGCGCTTTGCGGCTGACAAGCCATAGGAAGGTGAAGAGTCCGACGACGCCCAGCGCGATGAGCAAAAACCAGAGGTCTTTCTTATTCATAAAGCTTCGAGCCGTAACTCGTGCGGGTACATCCTAAATGGCGAATCTAACAAAGCGCACATGGGGTGTCAAGAAAGGCCGGATGCGGGCCAGGGTCTATTCATTCTCCGGACTTGAACCGCCAAGACGCCAAGGACGCCAAGAGAACACAGAGCTTTTCTTGGCGGTCTTGGCGTCTTGGCGGTTTATATCCCCATGGTTATTCGAGAATGAATAGGCCCTGGGATGCGGGCAAAAGCCAGGGGGCAAAAGATAAAGGGGCAAAAATGATTGACGGAAGCCAGAATAAATCCTGTCTCGCGGGCGGCGCGTAGAGTCATTGGCCATTCGTCGGGCGCGGGCATCGCCGCCCAGGCTTTGACGTTTGGCTTCCGGCCGATTACTTTTATGCTCGTTGCGCAAACGGGCAAAACAACCAAGGAGACAAACAATGAACCGACCCGTGAAAGCCCTTCTCGCCCTGACGCTGACGTTGATGGTTGTGCTGATTGGCGCGGCCCAAGCCAAAGCGCCCGCCCGGCAAGCCGGCGGTGACGCCGAATTCAGAAAGCTCATCACAGACTACTACGCCGACTGGAGCAAGTTTAACACCGACGCGCCTGCGAAGTATTACGCCAAAGACGCCGACCTCATCTTCTTCGACATCGCGCCGATGAAGTACACCAGTTGGAAAGAGTATAGCGAGGGCGTGCAGAAATATTTCTTCGCCACGGCCAACAGCGCCACGCTGACGCCGAACATGAACGACTTGAAAATCACCCGGCGCGGCAATGTCGCCTGGACGACGGTGACCTTTCGCCTCTCGATTGCGCCGAAAGCCGGCGGCACACAAGCGCTGGACGCGCGCCACACGGCCATCTGGGAGCGGCGCGGCGGTCACTGGCTGATCGTCCACGAGCATGTCAGCGTGCCGCTGCCCGGATAAGTCGGACGGCGTGACCTGCGCCCCGAGCGCCGGGGCACAAAGCCGGGAGGACGCCAGGGCGATCAGGGACTTAGTCTTTCGC encodes the following:
- a CDS encoding nuclear transport factor 2 family protein, whose amino-acid sequence is MNRPVKALLALTLTLMVVLIGAAQAKAPARQAGGDAEFRKLITDYYADWSKFNTDAPAKYYAKDADLIFFDIAPMKYTSWKEYSEGVQKYFFATANSATLTPNMNDLKITRRGNVAWTTVTFRLSIAPKAGGTQALDARHTAIWERRGGHWLIVHEHVSVPLPG